In a genomic window of Bacillota bacterium:
- a CDS encoding gamma-glutamyl-gamma-aminobutyrate hydrolase family protein produces MDREERTSKVKRKPIIGMTCGYEEEVRERFYINRTYIQSIEMAGGIPLLLPGLAEAENLLPLLEQLDGVLLPGGWDLDPAYWGEEPMGVGTINPISDELDLTVARWALDRGLPILGICRGAQVLNVAAGGSLYQDIPSEVAQSLKHAQDAPRWQHSHWISIEPGSILEGMLGTTKLRVNSFHHQAVKDLAPGFRVTAAAKDGVIEAIESTDLPFAVGVQWHPETMWGHYPIFKGIFTALIEAALPGAAARNVG; encoded by the coding sequence ATGGATAGGGAAGAGAGGACTAGCAAAGTGAAGAGAAAACCCATTATCGGCATGACCTGTGGTTACGAAGAGGAGGTCAGGGAGCGCTTTTATATCAACCGCACTTATATTCAATCCATTGAAATGGCTGGCGGCATCCCGCTCCTACTCCCAGGCCTAGCTGAGGCAGAAAATCTGCTGCCCCTATTGGAGCAGCTAGATGGAGTACTGCTTCCGGGAGGCTGGGATCTCGATCCCGCCTATTGGGGCGAAGAACCCATGGGTGTGGGGACCATTAATCCTATTTCCGACGAACTGGATTTGACAGTAGCCCGCTGGGCTTTAGACAGAGGATTGCCCATCCTGGGTATCTGTCGGGGGGCACAGGTGCTCAATGTCGCCGCCGGTGGCTCCTTGTACCAAGACATCCCCAGTGAAGTAGCCCAGTCGCTAAAGCACGCCCAGGATGCTCCCCGGTGGCAGCACAGCCATTGGATCAGTATCGAACCTGGCAGCATCTTGGAGGGGATGCTGGGGACCACCAAGCTGCGGGTCAACAGTTTTCACCACCAAGCGGTGAAGGACCTGGCCCCAGGTTTTCGGGTGACGGCTGCCGCCAAGGACGGAGTCATTGAAGCCATTGAAAGCACCGACTTGCCCTTTGCCGTGGGGGTGCAGTGGCATCCGGAAACGATGTGGGGGCATTATCCCATATTTAAGGGGATTTTCACCGCCTTGATTGAAGCGGCTTTGCCCGGAGCTGCCGCCCGTAACGTCGGTTAG
- a CDS encoding type II toxin-antitoxin system PemK/MazF family toxin yields MVEVQRGDIFYANLNPVIGSEQGGIRPVLILQNDIGNKYSPTTIIAAITSRIKKAKLPTHVELESSKYNLEKDSVILLEQIRTIDKRRLKEKITHLDDDTMMRISAALEISLGLVDL; encoded by the coding sequence TTGGTTGAGGTACAACGGGGTGACATCTTCTATGCAAATCTGAATCCGGTGATCGGCTCGGAGCAGGGAGGAATTCGCCCTGTTTTGATACTGCAGAACGATATTGGCAATAAGTATAGTCCTACGACGATTATTGCAGCTATCACTTCTCGCATCAAAAAGGCCAAGTTGCCGACCCATGTGGAGCTGGAGTCCAGTAAATATAACCTAGAAAAGGACTCCGTGATTCTACTGGAACAGATTAGAACCATCGATAAACGACGGTTAAAGGAGAAAATCACTCACCTAGATGATGACACGATGATGCGCATCAGCGCGGCCTTAGAAATCAGCCTAGGTCTGGTGGACCTATAA
- a CDS encoding CopG family transcriptional regulator: MSTSHKKVVISLPHHLLQEVDRLVQAEKLDRSQLVAEAMAQYLQEHKRARLREELKEGYIQMAGINLQLAEEGTSEIEELYSYEEQLAEAK; the protein is encoded by the coding sequence ATGAGCACTAGTCATAAGAAAGTCGTGATATCTTTACCCCATCACTTGCTTCAGGAGGTCGATAGACTGGTTCAAGCAGAAAAGCTGGATCGCAGTCAATTGGTGGCTGAGGCGATGGCTCAGTATCTTCAGGAGCACAAGCGTGCGCGATTGCGTGAAGAACTGAAGGAAGGGTATATTCAGATGGCTGGGATTAATCTCCAACTAGCGGAAGAGGGCACCAGCGAGATCGAGGAGCTTTACTCATACGAAGAGCAGCTTGCGGAGGCTAAATGA